GATTCGTAAATTTGCCACGGCGATTGGCGATTTCAATCCACGCTATCACGACGACTCGCTGCGGGATGACGGCAGGTTGCTCGCACCGCCCACGTTTAGCCGCACATTTGAATACGGCTCGATTGAGGGACTTTCGTATGCGCGCGAAGGTTTGATTCACGGTGAGCAGGCGTTTGTGTACTACCAACCTCTTTATTCAGGGGAGACGGTATTTTGCCGTACGACGCTGCGCGACGCGTATGAGCGGTCAGGGACACTTGGCGCGATGATCTTTTTGGTTTACGGACAAGAGGTGCGCCGTGCGGATGGCGAACTTCTTGAAGCATCCACGTCCGTCATTATCTTTCGCGACAAGGAGGGGGTGTGATGACGTTCTCATTTATGCTTGGTGAAGAATTGCCAACGCTCACCAAACCACCGGTATCGCGCACTCAACTTGTTCAATATTCCGGGGCTTCCGGTGATTTTAATCCTATCCACACGGTGGATGAGGCGGCGGTGGCTTCAGGGCTGCCTGGCGTCATTGCGCACGGGATGCTCACGATGGCGTTTGTGGGACAAATGTTGACGGATATGCTCGGAGATTTGGGAGCGCTGCGTGAGTGGAAGGTACGCTTTCGCGATATGGTGTTTCCCGGCGACGTAGTCACGTGTGGGGGGCGCGTGAGAGAGCGCGCAGAAGAAGGGACCATCACGCGCGTGGTGTGCGACGTGTTTGCGCGCACACATGATGAGCGTGTCGTCATCGCGGGAGAAGCCATCCTGACGATTGCAGCGCAGGGTGACTCATGAACGATTATCACGTTGCATCCGTCAGCCTGGCAGCGCAGGCGCTTAAACTTCTCGCTCGCTATAAGTACAGAAGCTGCACATTGACTGAGCTTTCAGAGGCGCTTCATGTCAGTAAAACGACATGTCTTCGCGTGATGCGCACACTCGTGAACGAAGATTTTGTGCACTACGATGAGGGGACAAAAAAATACGGATTAGGGCCTTATTTGATTCCTCTTGGCAATCGCGCGTCTGAACTCATCAACTCTGTTGCGTGTGCCACGCAGGAAATGCGCAAGGTGGCCGCGGCGACAGGCATGACGACGGTGCTTGTGCAACGGATGCGCGATGATCGCTTAATGTACATTGCGACCGCCGAGGCGCCGCGCGATGAGATTCGCATCAGCGTTTCGATCGGTCAGCAATTTCCGCTGACGGCTGCCGCGTTTGGGCGCTGTTTTCTCGCGTTTGAGCCTGAAGCGCAGTGGGAGAGATATACGGCCCGCGGACTTCAAAAGTATACAGAAGGCACCGTGACAGACCCCCTTGAATGGCGAAGGAGACTTTTGGAGACGCGAAAGCACGGTTTTGCGGTATCGCATGGAGAGTCGCGCGAAGGACTCTCGGCGATTGCTGCACCTATTTTTGGCGCGCATGATGTTCCGTTGTTGGTGATGGCTTGTATCGCGTTTACTTCCCAACTGCGCGAAGAGGATTTGGAAAATGCAGTGAACATTTTGCTGCCTGTCACCAAAAGGCTCTCCATGGGGAGTTTTCACGCCTATGTTTCGCAAATTTAGGGTGAGGAGGACATGTCATGGCGCGGCGTGAACAGCTTGGAACCGAACAGGATCTCGCTGAGATCATTGACGTGCGGGAAGGGGAGGAGCTGGACCTTTCCTCGATTGTTCCTCTTTTAAAAGAGCAGATCCTGGATCTCCCGGACGGGGAGTGGACTGTCTTCCAGTATGCGGCGGGGCGCTCTAACCTCACGTACCTGATCAAGTGTGGCGCCTGGGAAGCTGTGCTGCGCCGTCCGCCGCTTGGTCCGGTTGCGCCAAAGAGCCACGATATGCTTCGTGAAGCGCGCATTCTTTCTTCCATACACGACGTGTTTCCGCTCGCGCCAAAGCCGTATCTCATCGTGAGCGACGTCTCCTTTCTCGGTGTCCCCTTTTATGTGATGGAGCGAAAAACAGGTGTGTGTGTCGACGCACATTGGCCGACGGCCTATCCGCGCAATGCAGAAACGGGCGCAAAGATGTCAGAGGCGCTGCTCTCGACGATGGTGCGCCTTCACAACCTATCGATCGAGGATGAAGCGATCGCCAAACTCGGAAGACCTGTTGGATATATGCGCCGCCAGACTGAGGGGGTGATTCAGAGGTATTCTATGGCGCAGACGGAAGAGATTCCAGAGGTCGAGTATGTTGCGGACTGGCTGCTTCGTCACATTCCCGAACGTTCGGAAAACGCGCTGATCCACAATGACCTAAAGTTTAACAACATGCTTTTGTCGCAACACGACGCGGCAGAGGTGACAGGTGTTCTCGATTGGGAAATGACGACACTCGGCGATCCCCTCTCAGATCTCGCTATTACGCTTAGTTACTGGGTGGAACCGGACGACGACCATCAGGGGTTGCGCAGCGTGACACGCTATGGCGCGGCATATGGATTCATGACGCGTAAAGCGTTTGCAGAGGCGTATGCAAAGTGCACGGGAAGAGATCTTTCGCAGATGGACTTTTACATGGTGTTTGCGTCTTTCAAAGCGGCGGTAATCGCGCAACAGATTTATGCACGTTATCAAAAAGGCCAGACGTCCGACCCGCGCTTTAGAGAACTCGGCGCACACGCGCGAAGAATGATCCTGCGCGCGCATGACATTGCGCGCGGGGCGATGTGGTAGTGAATCTTTATGAATCGGAGTGATTTTCGTGACAAGAAAAGATGGACGTGTTGCGATGGTAACAGGTTCGGCAAGAGGGATTGGCGCGGCGACGGCGATCCGTCTTGCGGCTGATGGCGCGGCGGTGGCCGTCATTGATCTGCACGAAAAGAGTTGCCAAGAGACGGTGGAGGCGATTCGCGCGGGAGGCGGACAGGCGATTGGGATTGGTTGTGACGTTTCTCAGGCGGAGAGTGTCAAGGCGGCCGTCGAGCAGGTGGTGAGCGCGTTTGGGCGCTTGGATATCCTGGTGAACAATGCGGGGCTTACGCGCGACAATCTGCTCTTTAAGATGACCGATGAGGATTGGGATGTCGTCATGAGTGTGCATCTGCGCGGAAGTTTTCTCTGTTCGCGCGAGGCACAAAAACATATGGTGCAAAACCGCTATGGAAAAATCGTCAATCTCAGCAGCACGTCTGCACTTGGCAATCGGGGACAGGCGAATTACGCAGCCGCCAAGGCGGGCCTGCAAGGTTTTACAAAGACGCTCGCGATTGAGCTCGGGCCTTTTAACATCAATGTAAACGCGGTTGCCCCCGGTTTCATCGACACGGATATGACGCGGCAGACAGCGGCCCGCATCGGCCTCGATCCAGAAGAGAACATTCGGCGTGCAATAGAGGCCATTCCGCTGCGGCGTGTGGGTGTCCCGAGTGACATCGCGAACGTCATATCCTTTTTGACGAGTGACGAAGCATCCTATGTGACGGGCCAGGTCCTTTATGTGAACGGAGGGCGATGATATGTACGATTTCAGTCCGAGTCAAGAGCACGAATCCGTTCGCTCGCTGGTTCGCGCATTCGTTGATCGCGAGATCATGCCAAACATCAGGGCGTGGGACGAGGCGCACCATTTTGAAACGGGTATTCTCCGCAAGCTTTCAGACCTTGGACTGATGGGAGTGTGTATCCCCGAGGCATACGGCGGGGCGGGGATGGATTATAACACGTTGGCGGTCGTTTGTGAGGAACTTGAGCGGGGTGACACGGCATTTCGCACGGCGGTGTCTGTTCACACGGGGCTTAACTCGATGACCCTGCTTCAGTGGGGAAGTGAGGCGCAGAAGCAGAAATTTTTGGTTCCCCAGGCTAAAGGAGAGAAGATTGGCGCGTTTGGACTCACCGAACCGGATGCCGGTTCTGATGTCGCGGGAATGCGCTCTACCGCGGTTTTAAAAGGGGATCACTACGTGCTCACGGGGAGCAAAATCTGGATCTCGCTCTCGGATGTAGCAGATCACTTTTTGGTGTTTGCTTATACGGATCGAAACTTGCGGCATAAGGGGATCAGCGCATTTGTCGTGGAGCGTGGGATGGCAGGCTTTTCGACGCGCCCGATTCGCGGAAAATTGGGCATTCGCGCTGGAAATACGGGAGAACTCATCTTTGATGACGTCTGTGTGCCTGTTGAGAACAGGATTGGCGAAGAGGGAGAAGGGTTTAAAATCGCAATGTCGGCCCTTGACAATGGCCGCTTCACGGTGGCGGCAGGCGCCTGCGGTACCATCATGGCTTGCCTGGAAGCGTCTTTGGCGTATTGTGAGCAGCGCGAGACGTTTGGAAAGAAGATCGGGGAGCGCCAACTGGTTCAACAGATGATCGCGAAAATGGCTGCAAATCTTGAAATTTCTCGCCTGCTCGTCGCGAAAGTGGGCTGGCTAAAAAACCGCGGCGTGCGCAATACGCGGGAGACATCTCTCGCTAAATGGGTTTCATGTGACGCAGCGTTTGAAGCTGCGAGTGACGCGATTCAGATACACGGCGCGTATGGCTACTCTAGTGAATATCCGGTTGAGCGATACTTGAGAAACGCTAAAGCGCCTGTCATCTACGAGGGGACGCGAGAGATTCACACCATCATGCAAGCGGAATACGCCCTAGGCTATCGCAAAGATACTGCGCTGCGCGCCATGCTTCCCGCGTGGCCGTTTGCGCGCATCGAGGAGGAATAGCGATGGAAAACGTGTGGATTGTGGATTATCTGCGTACGCCGATTGGTCGCCAGGGTGGTGTTCTCAAAGGCGTGCGGCCGGATGATCTCGCGGCGCATGTCATCAAGACGTTGGTAATGCGTACAGAGATTGATCCACTGGGCATTGACGAGGTTGTGATGGGGTGTGTCAATCAGGCAGGGGAAGACAATCGCAATGTCGCGCGTATGGCGGTCCTTTTGGCCGGACTCCCCGTCGAAACTCCTGCCGTCACGGTGAACAGATTGTGCGCTTCGGGACTTGAGGCGGTGAACCAGGGTGCGCGTTCCATCATGGTCGGAGATGCGGATGTGGTGGTGGCAGGGGGAGTCGAGAGCATGACGCGTGCGCCGTGGGTCTTGCAAAAACCAGATGCTGCAACGCCACGCGGCAATCAGACGCTTTGGGATACGGCGCTTGGGTGGCGCATGGCGAATCCGGACTTTCCGTATCCGACCGAGAGCATGGGAGAGACGGCGGAAAATGTCGCGCAACTGTACCAGATTGATCGCGTTGCGCAAGATGAATTCGCATTCTTGAGTCAAAAGCGCGCTGCGCAGGCGGTGCGATCAGGAATTTTGGCGCAAGAGATCGCGCCGATTGAGGTTAAACAGGGAAAGCAAACCGTGCGGATTGATCAGGATGAACATCCGCGGCCAGAAACCACGATGGAAGGGTTGGCGGCGCTTCGGCCGGCCTTTAAGCCGGACGGGACGGTGACTGCGGGAAACAGTGCAGGAATAAACGATGGTGCCGCGGCATTGCTCCTCGTTTCAGAGCGACGCGGGCGCGAACTCGGCGTAAAGCCGCTCGCGCGGATCAGGGGAAGCGTCGCGACAGGCGTTCATCCGAGTACGATGGGGCTTGGTCCCATCTCTGCGGTACGCAAGCTCATGGTTAAAATGGGGCTCACGATGGATGAAATTGACTGGTTTGAATTAAATGAAGCGTTTGCGGCACAGGCTCTCGCGTGCATTCGTGAACTTTCTCTCCTTATAGAGCGTGTGAACCCACATGGCGGGGCGATCTCGCTTGGCCATCCATTAGGATGTTCTGGCGCGCGAATCCTTGGTGCGTTGGCACTCCAATTGCAGCGCAGCGGCGCGCGCTATGGTGTCGCTACTCTGTGTGTAGGGCTCGGTCAGGGAGTTGCGACACTGCTCGAACGCGTTGAGTAAAGAATTTCAACCAAATCTTTGCACCGAGAAAAGAGATATTTTTGCGATTTCCGAAATGACTACTTGATCTTCTCATTCTCATGAACTATGTTTAGAACATAGTTCTATTTTTATTAATTGCGAAAGTAAGCGCTTCCAGAAAGGGGCTGATTTACTAGACAAGATTTGGCGTTTTTTTGAATACGAATTCAGAAGTAGCGCCGAATCGGCGATGCACCGAAATCCGGTTTTTGGATGGCAAAACATGACGGGAGAAAGAGGGGAAAACTTTGTTTCAACAAATCCTGATGCCTGTGGGACAATCGCTGTTCGGGTCCTTCCTTGTTGGCTTTATTCCTATTCTTGTCGTTCTTATCATGCTGGGCATTCTACGCCGGCCGGCGTGGATCAGTGCGTTGACTGGTCTCATCGTGGGGGTCGTAATTGCACTATTTGTTTGGAAAATTCCCGCGAACCGCGCTGTCTCTGCGATGCTTGAGGGGGGCGTCTTCGCGCTCTGGCCGATCATGTGGATCGTATTCGCCGCGATGTGGCTGTACAATATCAGCCAGCGGACAGGTTCGTTTGAGCTGTTCCGGCGCTTTATGTATCGACACGCCACAAAAGACAAGCGAATTCAAGTATTGATCATCGCATTTGCGTTTGGCGCACTCATGGAAGGGATTGCTGGATTTGGGACACCTGTCGCAATCGGGGCGGCGCTTCTCATGGGACTTGGATTTCCAGCGCTTGAAGCAGTCGTCTACACGCTGATCTTTGACACTGCCCCTGTTGCGTTTGGCGCGCTTGGGGTTCCGATCACGGCGCTTGCCGGCGTGACAAACCTCCCTGCGGGAGACCTTTCTTCGATGGTTGGACGCCAATTGCCGTTTTTCGCTTTTATTCTTCCGTTCTATGTGCTGCTTGTTTTGGGCGGCCCGAAAGCGCTTAAAGGCGCATGGCCTGCCGCGCTTGTTGGCGGCTTATCATACTCCTTGACGCAGTTTGCCGTCTCAAACTTCTTGGGCCCGCAGTTGCCAGACGTCTTGGCGGCGCTTGTGTCGCTCGTCTGCTTAATTGGCTTTACAAAGATCTGGACGCCAAAAGACACAGAGCAGTATCAGACCTACGCCAACTCGGTTGCCGCAGAGACGGCGGCGACAGGCAGCGGTACATTGCCTGAACTGACGGGTGCGCAGTCGTTCAAAGCGTGGCTGCCGTGGCTGATGATCACTGCGATCGTTATCATTTGGACATTCCTAAAGATCGCGGCGATCGGCACGACGAATGTGAAGTGGCCAGGACTTGATAAACTCGTCTATCTGACGCTCTATCACAAAGCGTATGATGCAGTCTGGGTGTTCCAACCGCTCGGCTCTGGTACGCCCATTCTTGTGGCTGTTATTTTGACAGCCATCTTATTGCGCGTCGATATGAAGACGTTCTGGTTGGCGGCATCTGATACGTGGAAACAGCTGCGGTTTGCCATTCTCACGGTTATGGAGATTGTGGCGCTTGCTTATCTTTACAACTACTCGGGGATGGCTTATACACTCGGACTCGCAGTGGCCACGGTGGGCGCTTTCTTTCCGTTTCTCTCCGCATTTCTCGGTTG
This sequence is a window from Ferroacidibacillus organovorans. Protein-coding genes within it:
- a CDS encoding L-lactate permease, with protein sequence MFQQILMPVGQSLFGSFLVGFIPILVVLIMLGILRRPAWISALTGLIVGVVIALFVWKIPANRAVSAMLEGGVFALWPIMWIVFAAMWLYNISQRTGSFELFRRFMYRHATKDKRIQVLIIAFAFGALMEGIAGFGTPVAIGAALLMGLGFPALEAVVYTLIFDTAPVAFGALGVPITALAGVTNLPAGDLSSMVGRQLPFFAFILPFYVLLVLGGPKALKGAWPAALVGGLSYSLTQFAVSNFLGPQLPDVLAALVSLVCLIGFTKIWTPKDTEQYQTYANSVAAETAATGSGTLPELTGAQSFKAWLPWLMITAIVIIWTFLKIAAIGTTNVKWPGLDKLVYLTLYHKAYDAVWVFQPLGSGTPILVAVILTAILLRVDMKTFWLAASDTWKQLRFAILTVMEIVALAYLYNYSGMAYTLGLAVATVGAFFPFLSAFLGWIACFLTGSDTSSNVLFGNLQVVAAKQLHLNPVLMAATNSSGAVMSKMISPQNVTTGVSTGPLKNQEGLVIRRTFMHSVILTLILGVLVFLQAHVLSFMVP
- a CDS encoding FAS1-like dehydratase domain-containing protein, with product MKLEEFRHFVGCSSRPVRNEIEKGAIRKFATAIGDFNPRYHDDSLRDDGRLLAPPTFSRTFEYGSIEGLSYAREGLIHGEQAFVYYQPLYSGETVFCRTTLRDAYERSGTLGAMIFLVYGQEVRRADGELLEASTSVIIFRDKEGV
- a CDS encoding beta-ketoacyl-ACP reductase, with the protein product MTRKDGRVAMVTGSARGIGAATAIRLAADGAAVAVIDLHEKSCQETVEAIRAGGGQAIGIGCDVSQAESVKAAVEQVVSAFGRLDILVNNAGLTRDNLLFKMTDEDWDVVMSVHLRGSFLCSREAQKHMVQNRYGKIVNLSSTSALGNRGQANYAAAKAGLQGFTKTLAIELGPFNINVNAVAPGFIDTDMTRQTAARIGLDPEENIRRAIEAIPLRRVGVPSDIANVISFLTSDEASYVTGQVLYVNGGR
- a CDS encoding MaoC/PaaZ C-terminal domain-containing protein; amino-acid sequence: MTFSFMLGEELPTLTKPPVSRTQLVQYSGASGDFNPIHTVDEAAVASGLPGVIAHGMLTMAFVGQMLTDMLGDLGALREWKVRFRDMVFPGDVVTCGGRVRERAEEGTITRVVCDVFARTHDERVVIAGEAILTIAAQGDS
- a CDS encoding thiolase family protein, producing MENVWIVDYLRTPIGRQGGVLKGVRPDDLAAHVIKTLVMRTEIDPLGIDEVVMGCVNQAGEDNRNVARMAVLLAGLPVETPAVTVNRLCASGLEAVNQGARSIMVGDADVVVAGGVESMTRAPWVLQKPDAATPRGNQTLWDTALGWRMANPDFPYPTESMGETAENVAQLYQIDRVAQDEFAFLSQKRAAQAVRSGILAQEIAPIEVKQGKQTVRIDQDEHPRPETTMEGLAALRPAFKPDGTVTAGNSAGINDGAAALLLVSERRGRELGVKPLARIRGSVATGVHPSTMGLGPISAVRKLMVKMGLTMDEIDWFELNEAFAAQALACIRELSLLIERVNPHGGAISLGHPLGCSGARILGALALQLQRSGARYGVATLCVGLGQGVATLLERVE
- a CDS encoding acyl-CoA dehydrogenase family protein — protein: MYDFSPSQEHESVRSLVRAFVDREIMPNIRAWDEAHHFETGILRKLSDLGLMGVCIPEAYGGAGMDYNTLAVVCEELERGDTAFRTAVSVHTGLNSMTLLQWGSEAQKQKFLVPQAKGEKIGAFGLTEPDAGSDVAGMRSTAVLKGDHYVLTGSKIWISLSDVADHFLVFAYTDRNLRHKGISAFVVERGMAGFSTRPIRGKLGIRAGNTGELIFDDVCVPVENRIGEEGEGFKIAMSALDNGRFTVAAGACGTIMACLEASLAYCEQRETFGKKIGERQLVQQMIAKMAANLEISRLLVAKVGWLKNRGVRNTRETSLAKWVSCDAAFEAASDAIQIHGAYGYSSEYPVERYLRNAKAPVIYEGTREIHTIMQAEYALGYRKDTALRAMLPAWPFARIEEE
- a CDS encoding IclR family transcriptional regulator, with protein sequence MNDYHVASVSLAAQALKLLARYKYRSCTLTELSEALHVSKTTCLRVMRTLVNEDFVHYDEGTKKYGLGPYLIPLGNRASELINSVACATQEMRKVAAATGMTTVLVQRMRDDRLMYIATAEAPRDEIRISVSIGQQFPLTAAAFGRCFLAFEPEAQWERYTARGLQKYTEGTVTDPLEWRRRLLETRKHGFAVSHGESREGLSAIAAPIFGAHDVPLLVMACIAFTSQLREEDLENAVNILLPVTKRLSMGSFHAYVSQI
- a CDS encoding phosphotransferase family protein — protein: MARREQLGTEQDLAEIIDVREGEELDLSSIVPLLKEQILDLPDGEWTVFQYAAGRSNLTYLIKCGAWEAVLRRPPLGPVAPKSHDMLREARILSSIHDVFPLAPKPYLIVSDVSFLGVPFYVMERKTGVCVDAHWPTAYPRNAETGAKMSEALLSTMVRLHNLSIEDEAIAKLGRPVGYMRRQTEGVIQRYSMAQTEEIPEVEYVADWLLRHIPERSENALIHNDLKFNNMLLSQHDAAEVTGVLDWEMTTLGDPLSDLAITLSYWVEPDDDHQGLRSVTRYGAAYGFMTRKAFAEAYAKCTGRDLSQMDFYMVFASFKAAVIAQQIYARYQKGQTSDPRFRELGAHARRMILRAHDIARGAMW